In Archocentrus centrarchus isolate MPI-CPG fArcCen1 chromosome 21, fArcCen1, whole genome shotgun sequence, the following are encoded in one genomic region:
- the LOC115800418 gene encoding nectin-2-like isoform X2, with product MCKYPLDFADGLRMDGADLFYGNYNSPSRRDSMMRTVLFLTAVLHRTDVDALRVIGGNATVVQGGTAILPCHVIDTNDDLTQITWQRRTRGKPDNDNFYTIIPKDGPLFVNGHDHRFKYIGNFNAKNATLQLSNVTLKDEGSYTCIFTLFPSGNQKTEIPLKVFVPPSTSVEDNLPTLGTEEVLFATCTAAGSRPPAEVRWLTGTLAEKVRTTTNSTQYDNGTTTTVSSLFGVPTREINRHLVQCVISGDSLSTEVTLPFTIQVYFSPTNVNIKKISEDSFECVTEANPNAEFTWSRSGQSLLPSAVKDEGAKLQLLSLTSDLNGLYQCEASNTYGRKHTELYVHVAPGSCSAAWALFGVLLSLNVVGTAAWYLYKSGRFQSNLL from the exons ATGTGTAAATATCCTTTAGACTTTGCCGATGGTTTGCGGATGGATGGAGCTGATTTATTTTATGGCAATTACAATTCGCCGTCGCGACGTGACAGCATGATGCGCACTGTGTTGTTCCTGACGGCAGTTCTTCACCGTACGGATGTAGATG CTCTCCGGGTGATTGGCGGAAATGCGACAGTGGTTCAAGGAGGTACCGCTATCTTACCGTGCCACGTCATTGATACCAATGATGACCTGACACAGATTACCTGGCAGAGGAGGACTAGAGGAAAACCTGACAATGACAATTTTTATACTATCATACCCAAAGATGGACCATTGTTTGTCAATGGGCATGATCATCGATTTAAATATATTGGGAATTTTAATGCCAAAAACGCCACACTCCAGTTATCCAATGTTACCCTGAAGGATGAAGGCAGCTACACGTGCATCTTCACCTTGTTTCCCAGTGGAAATCAGAAGACTGAGATTCCTCTAAAAGTATTTG TGCCTCCTTCCACAAGCGTGGAGGACAATCTTCCCACTTTGGGTACAGAAGAGGTTTTATTTGCTACCTGCACGGCTGCTGGCTCGAGGCCTCCTGCAGAGGTGAGGTGGCTCACTGGTACTTTGGCAGAAAAAGTGAGGACGACGACAAACTCCACCCAGTACGACAACGGTACGACCACCACAGTCAGCTCTCTGTTTGGCGTACCTACGAGAGAGATTAACCGTCACCTGGTCCAGTGTGTCATCAGCGGTGACTCCCTGTCTACAGAAGTAACCCTGCCCTTCACCATACAGGTCTACT tctctCCCACAAACGTGAACATTAAAAAGATTTCAGAGGACTCATTTGAGTGCGTGACAGAAGCCAACCCAAATGCAGAATTTACCTGGAGCAG ATCTGGCCAGTCTCTGCTGCCGTCTGCTGTCAAAGATGAGGGTGCAAAGCTACAACTGCTgagtctgacctctgacctaaaTGGCCTCTATCAGTGCGAAGCATCTAATACATATGGAAGAAAACACACTGAGCTCTatgtgcatgtggcaccag GATCATGTTCTGCTGCTTGGGCCTTATTTGGTGTTTTGCTTTCCCTGAATGTTGTTGGGACTGCAGCATGGTACCTTTATAAATCTGGACGTTTTCAAAG CAATCTTCTCTGA
- the LOC115800418 gene encoding nectin-2-like isoform X1 — MCKYPLDFADGLRMDGADLFYGNYNSPSRRDSMMRTVLFLTAVLHRTDVDALRVIGGNATVVQGGTAILPCHVIDTNDDLTQITWQRRTRGKPDNDNFYTIIPKDGPLFVNGHDHRFKYIGNFNAKNATLQLSNVTLKDEGSYTCIFTLFPSGNQKTEIPLKVFVPPSTSVEDNLPTLGTEEVLFATCTAAGSRPPAEVRWLTGTLAEKVRTTTNSTQYDNGTTTTVSSLFGVPTREINRHLVQCVISGDSLSTEVTLPFTIQVYFSPTNVNIKKISEDSFECVTEANPNAEFTWSRSGQSLLPSAVKDEGAKLQLLSLTSDLNGLYQCEASNTYGRKHTELYVHVAPGSCSAAWALFGVLLSLNVVGTAAWYLYKSGRFQSLMGLWQSAPRNEQDSDRAEQEVQQEEQSSLTAVAAKDGHLD; from the exons ATGTGTAAATATCCTTTAGACTTTGCCGATGGTTTGCGGATGGATGGAGCTGATTTATTTTATGGCAATTACAATTCGCCGTCGCGACGTGACAGCATGATGCGCACTGTGTTGTTCCTGACGGCAGTTCTTCACCGTACGGATGTAGATG CTCTCCGGGTGATTGGCGGAAATGCGACAGTGGTTCAAGGAGGTACCGCTATCTTACCGTGCCACGTCATTGATACCAATGATGACCTGACACAGATTACCTGGCAGAGGAGGACTAGAGGAAAACCTGACAATGACAATTTTTATACTATCATACCCAAAGATGGACCATTGTTTGTCAATGGGCATGATCATCGATTTAAATATATTGGGAATTTTAATGCCAAAAACGCCACACTCCAGTTATCCAATGTTACCCTGAAGGATGAAGGCAGCTACACGTGCATCTTCACCTTGTTTCCCAGTGGAAATCAGAAGACTGAGATTCCTCTAAAAGTATTTG TGCCTCCTTCCACAAGCGTGGAGGACAATCTTCCCACTTTGGGTACAGAAGAGGTTTTATTTGCTACCTGCACGGCTGCTGGCTCGAGGCCTCCTGCAGAGGTGAGGTGGCTCACTGGTACTTTGGCAGAAAAAGTGAGGACGACGACAAACTCCACCCAGTACGACAACGGTACGACCACCACAGTCAGCTCTCTGTTTGGCGTACCTACGAGAGAGATTAACCGTCACCTGGTCCAGTGTGTCATCAGCGGTGACTCCCTGTCTACAGAAGTAACCCTGCCCTTCACCATACAGGTCTACT tctctCCCACAAACGTGAACATTAAAAAGATTTCAGAGGACTCATTTGAGTGCGTGACAGAAGCCAACCCAAATGCAGAATTTACCTGGAGCAG ATCTGGCCAGTCTCTGCTGCCGTCTGCTGTCAAAGATGAGGGTGCAAAGCTACAACTGCTgagtctgacctctgacctaaaTGGCCTCTATCAGTGCGAAGCATCTAATACATATGGAAGAAAACACACTGAGCTCTatgtgcatgtggcaccag GATCATGTTCTGCTGCTTGGGCCTTATTTGGTGTTTTGCTTTCCCTGAATGTTGTTGGGACTGCAGCATGGTACCTTTATAAATCTGGACGTTTTCAAAG TTTGATGGGTTTGTGGCAGAGTGCCCCAAGAAATGAACAAGATAGTgacagagcagagcaggaagTACAACAGGAAGAG CAATCTTCTCTGACAGCTGTGGCAGCAAAAGATGGACATTTGGACTGA
- the LOC115800702 gene encoding nectin-2-like, with the protein MPRGGAWNGLTYSKKTTCASTPVDSPPAGGVIEVQCSVDQMPVKETVHYHEPTPFVHFKEPVRSRPTHQRLSPKSLRVIGGNATVVQGGTAILPCHVIDTNDDLTQITWQRRTREKPDNDNFYTIIPKGGPLFVNGHDHRFKYIGNFNAKNATLQLSNVTLKDEGSYTCIFTLFPSGNQKTEIPLKVFVPPSTSVEDNLPTLGTEEVLFATCTAAGSRPPAEVRWLTGTLAEKVRTTTNSTQYDNGTTTTVSSLFGVPTREINRHLVQCVISGDSLSTEVTLPFTIQVYFSPTEVDIRVISEHSFECVTEANPNANFTWSRSGQSLLQSAVKVEAAKLQLLSLTSDLNGLYQCEASNAYGRNHAQLYVHVASGACAAAWALFGVLLSLNVVGAAAWYLYKSGHFQRFFPNIARDGGQPDLTPPRRAEDVHRQEREELQIGQEAPL; encoded by the exons ATGCCCAGGGGAGGGGCTTGGAATGGCTTAACCTACAGTAAAAAAACCACATGTGCAAGCACTCCAGTGGATTCACCACCTGCTGGAGGGGTCATAGAGGTCCAGTGCAGTGTGGATCAGATGCCGGTCAAAG aaacggTTCACTATCATGAACCAACTCCgttcgttcacttcaaagagccggttCGTTCACGACCGACCCATCAGCGTTTGTCTCCAAAGT CTCTCCGGGTGATTGGCGGAAATGCGACAGTGGTTCAAGGAGGTACCGCTATCTTACCGTGCCACGTCATTGATACCAATGATGACCTGACACAGATTACCTGGCAGAGGAGGACTAGAGAAAAACCTGACAATGACAATTTTTATACTATCATACCCAAAGGTGGACCATTGTTTGTCAATGGGCATGATCATCGATTTAAATATATTGGGAATTTTAATGCCAAAAACGCCACACTCCAGTTATCCAATGTTACCCTGAAGGATGAAGGCAGCTACACGTGCATCTTCACCTTGTTTCCCAGTGGAAATCAGAAGACTGAGATTCCTCTAAAAGTatttg TGCCTCCTTCCACAAGCGTCGAGGACAATCTTCCCACTTTGGGTACAGAAGAGGTTTTATTTGCTACCTGCACGGCTGCTGGTTCGAGGCCTCCTGCAGAGGTGAGGTGGCTCACTGGTACTTTGGCAGAAAAAGTGAGGACAACGACAAACTCCACCCAGTACGACAACGGTACGACCACCACAGTCAGCTCTCTGTTTGGTGTACCTACGAGAGAGATTAACCGTCACCTGGTCCAGTGTGTCATCAGCGGTGACTCCCTGTCTACAGAAGTAACTCTGCCCTTCACCATACAGGTCTACT TCTCTCCCACAGAAGTGGACATCAGAGTGATTTCAGAGCACTCATTTGAGTGTGTGACAGAAGCCAACCCAAATGCAAACTTTACATGGAGCAG ATCTGGTCAGtctctgctgcagtctgcagtcAAAGTAGAAGCTGCAAAGCTACAACTGCTgagtctgacctctgacctaaaTGGCCTCTATCAGTGTGAAGCATCTAACGCATATGGAAGAAATCACGCTCAGCTCTATGTGCACGTGGCATCAG GAGCATGCGCTGCTGCATGGGCCTTATTTGGTGTTTTGCTTTCCCTGAATGTTGTTGGAGCTGCGGCATGGTACCTTTATAAATCCGGACATTTTCAGAG